From one Culex quinquefasciatus strain JHB chromosome 3, VPISU_Cqui_1.0_pri_paternal, whole genome shotgun sequence genomic stretch:
- the LOC119769082 gene encoding uncharacterized protein LOC119769082: MSVLTKNLQLKQGELPEKIERSSPLYKLLPVLDEDGVLRVRGRLEKNESIPFDKRFPIILGRKHAVTKKIIQHYHEKYGHANRETVFNELRQKFWIPNARAAILEVVKECVWCKVNRCVPFVPTMAPLPVERTAATMRPFSAVGVDYLGPVEVTVGRRREKRWIAVFTCLAVRAVHLEVVHSLTTQSCLMALRRFACKRGVPEKVFSDNATCFWGADAAMTKEINKECAGQMTSPTTSWSFIPPGTPHMGGAWERMVRSVKEALRALDDGRKLTDEILSTSLAEAEDMINTRPLTYVPQDSAEEEAITPNHFLRGTVTSVDLKVDETVDTAAALRDVYKRSQQLAGKMWERWSKEYLPSLNRRPKWFEDRKPLEAGDLVFVVDGKNRKSWVRGRVEEVFKGSDGRVRQADVRSADGKVNRRAVANLAVLEIMDGKSDVLECPTDVTGWGVATAKMGTLPCGVTATVQSSDTVLAVNTRANGEQAKTMCVCDTQSQQTTLGKSPL; the protein is encoded by the coding sequence ATGAGCGTGCTGACGAAGAACCTACAACTGAAGCAGGGTGAGTTGCCAGAGAAGATCGAGCGGTCGAGTCCGCTCTACAAGCTGCTGCCGGTGCTCGACGAGGATGGGGTTCTGCGCGTTCGTGGGAGGCTGGAGAAGAACGAATCGATCCCGTTCGACAAGCGATTCCCGATCATCCTGGGTCGGAAACACGCCGTCACCAAGAAGATCATCCAGCACTACCACGAAAAGTACGGTCACGCGAATCGGGAGACCGTGTTCAACGAGCTGCGTCAGAAGTTTTGGATTCCAAACGCACGGGCCGCGATCCTGGAGGTCGTCAAGGAGTGTGTGTGGTGCAAGGTGAACCGTTGTGTGCCGTTCGTCCCAACAATGGCGCCGCTTCCGGTCGAACGCACTGCAGCAACCATGCGACCGTTCAGCGCGGTGGGCGTCGATTACCTGGGACCGGTCGAAGTCACGGTGGGTCGCCGCAGAGAGAAGCGCTGGATCGCCGTCTTCACGTGCTTAGCGGTCAGGGCGGTGCATCTCGAAGTGGTCCATAGCCTCACCACGCAATCGTGCCTGATGGCCCTCCGGAGGTTCGCGTGCAAACGCGGCGTTCCCGAGAAAGTGTTCTCCGACAACGCTACGTGCTTTTGGGGAGCGGACGCGGCGATGACGAAGGAGATCAACAAGGAGTGCGCGGGGCAGATGACGTCGCCGACCACTTCATGGTCCTTTATCCCACCTGGGACGCCCCACATGGGCGGGGCCTGGGAACGGATGGTGCGATCGGTGAAGGAGGCGTTGCGCGCACTTGACGACGGACGAAAGCTGACCGACGAAATTCTCTCGACATCTTTGGCCGAGGCCGAAGACATGATCAACACTCGGCCGTTGACGTACGTCCCTCAAGATTCCGCTGAAGAAGAAGCCATCACGCCAAACCACTTCCTGCGCGGGACGGTAACGAGCGTGGACCTCAAAGTGGACGAGACGGTGGACACCGCTGCTGCACTGCGAGATGTCTACAAGCGGAGTCAGCAGCTGGCGGGCAAGATGTGGGAGCGGTGGTCGAAGGAATACCTGCCCTCGCTTAACCGGCGCCCGAAGTGGTTCGAGGATCGGAAGCCGCTCGAAGCTGGAGACCTGGTGTTCGTGGTTGACGGCAAGAACCGGAAGAGCTGGGTACGAGGTCGAGTAGAGGAGGTCTTCAAGGGGTCGGACGGACGAGTTCGGCAAGCGGACGTGAGGAGTGCGGACGGGAAGGTCAACAGGAGAGCCGTGGCGAACTTAGCGGTGTTGGAGATAATGGACGGTAAATCCGACGTGCTGGAATGCCCGACGGATGTTACGGGCTGGGGTGTTGCGACCGCCAAGATGGGAACACTGCCGTGCGGTGTGACGGCGACGGTGCAATCGTCCGACACCGTCTTGGCTGTCAACACACGCGCGAACGGGGAACAAGCAAAAACAATGTGCGTGTGTGACACCCAGTCACAACAAACCACGCTGGGCAAGTCACCATTGTGA
- the LOC119769083 gene encoding uncharacterized protein LOC119769083, which yields MQKKEEHLKRIQKVKPLTTENLGKHDKGGNSGAHRANRRQEDVQPLLVGVQHYQFRQWQGDVADTKGDGNDEKSVKPGKAEDSGEKPDGLGQHGSGPTKAQRAARQGLTRKLPDFHGKPEEWPLFFAAYQASNEACGYTDVENLVRLQDCLKGRALEEVRGQLILPKSVPRVIAKLRQIYGRPEVLLQSHLQRVRKLEPPRADKLGSFIPFGNAVEQLCEHIEAAELTAHLVNPILIQELVDKLPDGEKRSWVHYKRKKREVNLRTLTNFLSKIVEDACEATVNLDYKPDVRAASGPSGRSRNKEKAALFNHSVAEECTERREQKPHKLCRVCQRMDHRLWTCEDFKKLPYEDRAKMATKWKLCQRCLNEHGGQCKLKLRCNVGECREPHNSLLHPETRAVGMNAHITSTSPVLFRMLPVKIYCGERSMTVLAFLDEGSSLTLIEGGLADRLGLLGTKEKLTIKWTANITRVEQHSRRTNIWASAINGANGEKLLLQSVRTVEKLMLPRQTLNADEISAHYKHLRGLPVDSYDGRPGMLIGLNNIHSFAPQETKVGTIADPVAVQCKLGWTVYGPRDAESASASCFLGCHQEVTNEELHDLLKSHYSLEEAVVTVQRESVEDQRARKIMEETTRRVGDRFETGLLWKTDGVKFPNSYPMAVKRMKQLEKKLERSQELYDNVKKQIEDYQAKGYAHEATAEELNGTNNNKAFYLPLNVVVNPKNPGKVRLVWDAAATVDGVSLNSMLVKGPDLLVPLVSVICGFRERRVAFGGDIREMYHQLKIISGDKQAQRFLFRDNINEEPKVYVMDVATFGSKSSPASAQYVKNRNAEEHAGQYPDAVAAIINRHYVDDYFDSVDTVEEAVKRAKQIRNWVSNSPEVLTALGEEKPMSPVLLNQDKQTPSERVLGVRWDPELDEFAFAVMHREELMNCVMGFFDPLGLLSPFTIHGKIIIQHLWRTGCRWDQDIDDEAWILWKRWTALLPEVEALRFPRSYFGDAMSTSVESLELHIFSDASELAYGCAAYLRAVIDGQVHCSLVMARSKVAPLKRQSIPRLELMAACMGARMSQQILGTHTLQIDRTVFWTDSRTVLAWLHADPYKYKQFVAFRVGEILELTRLDDWRWVPSKKNIADVLTKWGPGPPLQNDSEWRNGPAILFEQDDHDSPPEQIEETNEDARGVVLFHGTVNVEAVSTWTKLVRVTATAVRFIENCRRKKRRPSSTDCKGHESPSQAGQSAARDGCPTAATKRAAEGREDSVEASAVRELPPTR from the exons ATGCAGAAGAAGGAGGAACACCTGAAGCGGATCCAAA AAGTCAAACCATTGACAACGGAAAACCTGGGAAAACACGACAAGGGCGGAAACTCTGGGGCACACCGAGCAAACCGGCGTCAAGAAGACGTCCAGCCGCTCCTCGTCGGGGTCCAGCACTACCAGTTCCGGCAGTGGCAAGGTGACGTGGCCGATACGAAAGGTGATGGAAACGACGAGAAGTCGGTCAAGCCGGGAAAAGCTGAGGATTCTGGGGAGAAGCCAGACGGGCTGGGGCAGCACGGTTCGGGTCCAACGAAGGCCCAGCGAGCTGCAAGACAAGGGCTGACAAGGAAGCTGCCAGACTTCCACGGCAAGCCAGAAGAGTGGCCATTGTTCTTCGCGGCCTACCAAGCGTCGAACGAAGCCTGCGGGTACACGGACGTGGAGAATCTCGTGCGCCTACAAGACTGCCTGAAAGGCAGAGCGCTCGAGGAGGTGCGTGGCCAGCTCATTCTGCCGAAGTCGGTTCCGCGGGTGATCGCCAAGCTTCGCCAGATCTATGGTCGCCCGGAAGTGTTGCTGCAAAGCCACCTGCAACGAGTGCGCAAGCTGGAGCCGCCGAGAGCGGACAAGTTGGGATCGTTCATCCCGTTCGGCAATGCAGTGGAACAATTGTGCGAGCACATCGAGGCTGCTGAACTAACGGCGCATCTGGTCAATCCGATCTTGATCCAGGAACTCGTCGACAAGCTTCCGGACGGGGAGAAGAGGAGTTGGGTGCACTACAAGCGCAAGAAGCGCGAAGTAAATCTGCGCACGCTCACCAACTTTCTCTCAAAGATCGTCGAGGATGCGTGCGAGGCGACGGTCAACCTGGACTACAAGCCGGACGTCAGAGCGGCGTCGGGACCGAGCGGCCGAAGCCGAAACAAGGAAAAAGCCGCACTGTTCAACCACAGTGTAGCCGAGGAATGCACTGAGCGACGAGAGCAGAAGCCACATAAGCTGTGCAGGGTGTGCCAGCGCATGGATCACCGACTGTGGACATGCGAGGACTTCAAGAAGCTGCCATACGAGGATCGAGCGAAGATGGCGACGAAGTGGAAGCTATGCCAACGCTGCCTGAATGAACACGGCGGTCAATGCAAGCTCAAACTTCGCTGCAACGTCGGAGAGTGCCGCGAGCCACACAATTCTTTGCTTCACCCGGAGACGAGGGCAGTCGGCATGAACGCACACATTACCTCCACCAGTCCTGTTCTGTTCCGGATGCTTCCGGTCAAAATCTACTGCGGTGAGAGATCGATGACCGTACTCGCGTTCCTCGACGAGGGTTCCTCCCTCACGCTGATCGAAGGTGGTCTAGCTGACCGTTTGGGACTGTTGGGGACGAAGGAGAAGCTCACCATCAAGTGGACAGCCAACATAACGCGAGTTGAACAGCATTCGAGGCGGACGAACATTTGGGCGTCAGCGATCAACGGAGCGAATGGCGAGAAGCTGCTGCTGCAATCTGTCCGCACGGTGGAGAAGCTGATGTTGCCACGTCAAACCTTGAACGCTGACGAAATTTCGGCGCACTATAAACACTTGCGCGGGCTTCCAGTGGATTCGTACGATGGCCGGCCGGGAATGCTGATCGGGTTGAATAATATTCACTCGTTCGCACCGCAGGAAACGAAGGTCGGCACGATTGCCGATCCGGTGGCAGTCCAGTGCAAGCTTGGCTGGACGGTATACGGACCTCGGGATGCAGAGTCGGCGAGCGCGAGCTGTTTCCTCGGATGCCACCAAGAAGTGACGAATGAGGAGCTGCACGATCTACTCAAAAGCCACTATTCGCTTGAAGAAGCGGTGGTGACTGTGCAGCGGGAGTCGGTTGAGGACCAACGTGCGAGGAAGATTATGGAGGAAACTACACGTCGCGTGGGTGACCGCTTCGAGACCGGACTGCTGTGGAAAACCGACGGTGTCAAGTTCCCGAACAGCTACCCGATGGCTGTAAAGCGGATGAAGCAGCTGGAGAAGAAACTTGAGCGTTCGCAAGAGCTGTACGACAACGTCAAGAAGCAGATTGAAGACTACCAGGCCAAGGGATACGCGCACGAAGCCACCGCGGAGGAACTGAAcggaacaaacaacaacaaagcgtTCTACCTGCCGCTCAACGTGGTGGTGAACCCGAAGAATCCGGGAAAAGTTCGACTGGTCTGGGATGCGGCCGCGACGGTAGATGGAGTCTCTCTCAACTCGATGCTGGTGAAGGGGCCAGATCTGCTCGTGCCACTGGTGTCGGTGATCTGTGGGTTCCGCGAACGACGGGTTGCTTTCGGCGGGGACATCCGCGAGATGTACCACCAGCTGAAGATTATCTCCGGGGACAAACAAGCACAACGCTTCCTCTTCCGGGACAACATTAACGAAGAGCCGAAAGTGTACGTGATGGACGTCGCTACATTCGGGTCGAAGAGTTCGCCGGCGTCGGCGCAGTACGTCAAGAACCGCAATGCGGAAGAGCATGCCGGTCAGTACCCGGACGCCGTGGCAGCGATCATCAATCGGCACTATGTCGATGACTATTTTGACAGCGTTGACACCGTCGAGGAAGCTGTCAAGCGAGCGAAGCAG ATCCGCAACTGGGTGTCCAACTCGCCGGAAGTGCTGACTGCTCTGGGCGAAGAGAAGCCGATGAGTCCTGTGCTGCTGAACCAGGACAAGCAAACACCCAGCGAGCGCGTACTCGGCGTGCGGTGGGACCCGGAGCTGGACGAATTCGCCTTCGCCGTGATGCACCGCGAAGAACTGATGAA CTGCGTGATGGGATTTTTCGATCCGCTCGGCCTGCTGTCGCCGTTCACAATCCACGGGAAGATCATCATCCAACATTTGTGGCGGACCGGCTGCAGATGGGACCAAGACATTGACGACGAAGCCTGGATTCTGTGGAAGCGGTGGACGGCACTGCTGCCGGAAGTCGAAGCGCTTCGGTTCCCACGGAGCTACTTCGGCGATGCGATGTCCACGTCGGTCGAGAGTCTCGAGCTGCACATCTTCAGCGACGCGAGCGAGCTGGCCTATGGTTGTGCGGCGTATCTACGCGCGGTCATCGACGGCCAAGTTCACTGCAGTCTCGTCATGGCGCGATCGAAGGTAGCACCGCTGAAACGACAATCAATTCCACGACTGGAGTTGATGGCGGCGTGCATGGGAGCGCGCATGAGCCAGCAGATCCTTGGAACTCACACGCTGCAGATCGACCGTACCGTTTTCTGGACCGACTCGAGGACCGTCCTTGCGTGGCTGCACGCAGATCCCTACAAGTACAAGCAGTTCGTCGCATTTCGAGTCGGGGAGATTCTGGAGCTGACGAGACTGGACGATTGGAGATGGGTGCCTTCCAAGAAGAACATCGCGGACGTTCTCACGAAGTGGGGACCTGGACCGCCACTGCAGAACGATTCGGAATGGCGGAACGGTCCGGCGATACTGTTCGAGCAGGATGACCACGACTCACCGCCTGAGCAGATCGAGGAGACGAACGAAGACGCACGAGGCGTGGTACTGTTCCACGGGACAGTCAACGTAGAAGCGGTCTCGACGTGGACAAAGCTGGTGAGGGTGACGGCAACGGCGGTACGCTTCATCGAAAATTGTCGTCGCAAAAAAAGACGGCCGTCCAGTACTGACTGCAAAGGCCACGAGTCGCCTAGCCAAGCGGGTCAAAGCGCAGCACGAGACGGATGTCCAACCGCTGCAACAAAACGAGCTGCAGAGGGCCGAGAGGATTCTGTGGAAGCAAGCGCAGTTCGAGAGCTTCCCCCGACGAGATGA